In Deinobacterium chartae, one genomic interval encodes:
- the pheS gene encoding phenylalanine--tRNA ligase subunit alpha, protein MRDAALQAIEGAQTLEALQAVKTHYLGKKGELTSQLKTLGSLSPDERRARGAEINALKAELEAAIETREAQLKEEALQARLASEAIDVTLPAPAHPVGGLHVISRILGDLEEIFERMGYSVVEGPEVEEDRFNFDALNIPWHHPARDMWDTFWLEDGRLLRTHTSPMQVRYMLAHEAPLKIVVPGKVFRYEATDATHESMFHQLEGLVVGDHISMADLKGTISEMARALFGPKAKVRFQPSFYPFVEPGADFAVWWENPRGASKWLELGGCGMVHPQVFKAVDDLREERGLPRAYEGKTGFAFGLGPERIAMLKYGIPDIRYFYQNDLRVLTQFRGDLDPVVSDPGPVRYDTQETL, encoded by the coding sequence ATGCGAGACGCAGCACTTCAGGCCATCGAAGGCGCCCAGACCCTCGAGGCCCTTCAGGCGGTCAAAACCCACTACCTGGGCAAAAAAGGCGAGCTGACCAGCCAGCTCAAGACCCTCGGCAGCCTCTCTCCCGACGAGCGCCGCGCGCGCGGCGCGGAAATCAACGCGCTCAAAGCCGAACTCGAGGCCGCCATCGAGACCCGCGAGGCCCAGCTCAAGGAGGAAGCACTACAGGCCCGTCTGGCCTCGGAGGCGATCGACGTGACCCTGCCCGCTCCGGCCCACCCGGTCGGCGGCCTGCACGTCATCAGCCGCATCCTCGGTGACCTCGAGGAGATCTTCGAACGCATGGGCTACAGCGTGGTCGAAGGACCCGAGGTCGAAGAGGACCGCTTCAACTTCGACGCGCTGAATATCCCGTGGCACCACCCGGCCCGCGACATGTGGGACACCTTCTGGCTCGAGGACGGGCGCCTGCTGCGCACGCACACCAGCCCGATGCAGGTGCGCTACATGCTCGCGCACGAAGCTCCCTTAAAGATCGTGGTTCCCGGCAAGGTCTTCCGCTACGAGGCCACCGACGCCACCCACGAAAGCATGTTCCACCAGCTCGAGGGCTTGGTGGTCGGCGACCACATCTCGATGGCGGACCTCAAGGGCACCATCTCCGAGATGGCCCGCGCCCTGTTCGGCCCCAAGGCCAAGGTGCGCTTTCAGCCGTCGTTCTACCCCTTCGTGGAGCCGGGCGCGGACTTCGCGGTGTGGTGGGAGAACCCGCGCGGCGCCTCGAAGTGGCTCGAGCTCGGCGGCTGCGGCATGGTCCACCCGCAGGTGTTCAAGGCGGTGGACGACCTGCGCGAGGAACGCGGCCTGCCCCGGGCCTACGAGGGCAAGACCGGCTTCGCCTTCGGCCTCGGTCCGGAGCGCATCGCCATGCTCAAGTACGGCATTCCCGACATCCGCTACTTCTACCAGAACGACCTGCGCGTCCTGACCCAGTTCCGCGGTGACCTCGACCCGGTCGTGAGCGACCCCGGCCCGGTCCGCTACGACACCCAGGAGACCCTCTGA
- the pheT gene encoding phenylalanine--tRNA ligase subunit beta, producing MLIAYSWLKELLPDLPAPHDLEPVLARMGLPLEEIMEIPAAPQGVLYGEVERCVPLEGTELRVLTVRVGQSEPITVATGAPNARAGVGVAIAPPGTVIEGQTLGVREMQGVSSWGMACSPKELGIGEYAGGLLLLPSGSAEPGTPLSELWPAETVLDVEVTPNRADVLSALGLARDLAAFLRLELREPGPGLAPEPGRANADVILEHPAADRFVARSASGLENGPSPLWIQRRLLAAGLRPINVAVDVSNYVMLELGQPTAMYDARDLAGRRLAASPARQGETVIGLDGEEYVLEEGDVVIRGDEDRIVGIAGILGAQHGSVRDDTRDLILEAAHFDPVKLRMTARRLGLATDAVYRYERGVDPELAPRAADRIMELLRQAGARIDPGATDAGRPAPAKVLSLAPDYARRLLGMHIPDDEMRGILERLGARVSLEEGTLQVTPPSWRVDLHLPEDLIEEVARLHGYESLPETLPVLRVAADNEALVRAARMRRDLKRAFAGLGFQEVVNYSFTSDEEARAARAELPGVRLRNPLTADRTALRTALYPGLLRTSHVNAAEKRLLIFELGRIFPAAGETEAFGALMRGPLAPAGWSSALEGGFYAFKSLLEAAAQALGAELSVRAYPDRAQVPAHLHPGIAGRVFWNGQEAGWIGELHPAVAAATAARERIYLLEMHLPLAAREWTFQDPSRAPASLRDLAIIAPLEVSYGEMIDLLRQEGGELLESAEAFDVYRGTPIPEGQRSVAIRLTFRGKRTLQDADVDPVFAHLRERVKAAGWSIREAQ from the coding sequence ATGCTGATCGCCTATTCCTGGCTGAAAGAGCTGCTGCCCGACCTGCCCGCCCCGCACGACCTCGAGCCGGTCCTGGCCCGCATGGGCTTGCCCCTCGAGGAGATCATGGAGATCCCGGCCGCCCCTCAGGGCGTGCTGTACGGCGAGGTCGAGCGCTGCGTGCCCCTCGAGGGCACCGAACTGCGCGTTCTGACCGTGCGGGTGGGCCAGAGCGAGCCGATCACGGTCGCGACCGGAGCGCCCAACGCGCGCGCCGGGGTCGGGGTCGCCATCGCGCCTCCGGGCACGGTGATCGAAGGACAGACCCTGGGGGTGCGCGAGATGCAGGGCGTGTCCTCGTGGGGCATGGCCTGCTCGCCCAAGGAGCTCGGGATCGGGGAGTACGCGGGCGGCCTGCTGCTGCTGCCCAGCGGCAGCGCCGAGCCCGGCACGCCCCTGAGCGAGCTGTGGCCCGCCGAGACCGTACTCGACGTAGAAGTCACCCCCAACCGCGCCGACGTGCTCTCGGCCCTGGGCCTCGCCCGCGACCTCGCCGCCTTCTTGCGCCTCGAGCTGCGCGAGCCGGGCCCGGGCCTCGCCCCGGAACCCGGGCGCGCCAACGCCGACGTGATCCTCGAGCACCCCGCCGCCGACCGCTTCGTGGCGCGCAGCGCCTCGGGCCTCGAGAACGGCCCCAGCCCGCTGTGGATCCAGCGCCGCCTGCTGGCCGCCGGACTGCGCCCCATCAACGTGGCGGTGGACGTCTCGAACTACGTGATGCTCGAACTCGGACAGCCCACCGCCATGTACGACGCCCGCGACCTCGCGGGACGCCGCCTCGCGGCCAGCCCCGCCCGCCAGGGCGAGACCGTGATCGGGCTCGACGGCGAGGAGTACGTCCTCGAGGAGGGCGACGTGGTGATCCGCGGCGACGAGGACCGCATCGTCGGCATCGCCGGCATCCTGGGCGCCCAGCACGGATCGGTGCGCGACGACACCCGCGACCTGATCCTCGAGGCCGCGCACTTTGACCCGGTCAAGCTGCGCATGACCGCGCGCCGCCTGGGCCTGGCCACCGACGCCGTGTACCGCTACGAGCGCGGCGTGGACCCCGAGCTCGCCCCGCGCGCCGCCGACCGCATCATGGAACTGCTGCGCCAGGCCGGAGCGCGCATCGATCCGGGCGCGACCGACGCGGGCCGCCCCGCCCCGGCCAAGGTCCTGAGCCTCGCCCCCGACTACGCCCGCCGCCTGCTGGGCATGCACATCCCCGACGACGAGATGCGGGGCATCCTCGAGCGCCTGGGCGCCCGGGTGAGCCTCGAGGAGGGAACGCTGCAGGTCACCCCGCCCTCCTGGCGCGTGGACCTGCACCTGCCCGAGGACCTGATCGAGGAGGTCGCGCGCCTGCACGGCTACGAGAGCCTGCCCGAGACGCTGCCGGTGCTGCGGGTCGCCGCCGACAACGAGGCCCTGGTGCGCGCCGCGAGGATGCGCCGCGACCTCAAGCGCGCCTTCGCGGGCCTGGGCTTCCAGGAAGTGGTGAACTACAGCTTCACCTCGGACGAGGAGGCCCGCGCCGCCCGCGCCGAACTGCCCGGCGTGCGCCTGCGCAACCCGCTCACCGCCGACCGCACCGCGCTGCGCACCGCCCTGTACCCGGGCCTGCTGCGCACCAGCCACGTCAACGCCGCCGAGAAGCGCCTGCTGATCTTCGAGCTCGGGCGCATCTTCCCGGCGGCGGGCGAAACCGAGGCCTTCGGTGCCCTGATGCGCGGCCCGCTGGCACCCGCCGGATGGTCCTCGGCCCTCGAGGGCGGTTTCTACGCCTTCAAGAGCCTGCTCGAGGCGGCCGCCCAGGCCCTGGGGGCCGAGCTGAGCGTGCGCGCCTACCCGGACCGCGCGCAGGTGCCCGCCCACCTGCACCCCGGCATTGCCGGACGCGTGTTCTGGAACGGCCAGGAAGCCGGCTGGATCGGTGAGCTGCACCCCGCCGTGGCCGCCGCCACCGCAGCCCGCGAGCGCATCTACCTGCTCGAGATGCACCTTCCGCTGGCGGCGCGCGAATGGACCTTCCAGGACCCCAGCCGCGCCCCGGCCTCGCTGCGCGACCTCGCCATCATCGCGCCCCTCGAGGTGTCGTACGGCGAGATGATCGACCTGCTGCGCCAAGAGGGCGGCGAGCTCCTCGAGTCCGCCGAGGCCTTCGACGTGTACCGCGGAACCCCCATCCCCGAGGGCCAGCGCTCGGTCGCCATCCGCCTGACCTTCCGCGGCAAGCGCACCCTGCAAGACGCCGACGTGGACCCGGTGTTCGCGCACCTGCGCGAACGGGTCAAGGCCGCAGGCTGGAGCATCCGCGAAGCGCAGTAA
- a CDS encoding DUF1788 domain-containing protein produces the protein MSPLNNLLKTYRQHHVHRDLPWPDNLAGPQRVWFAVYPPEDERRLRTRLAEFEIATKEHGRGWRHVDLTDVFARWMATHPYREAYFQNPSLIGGALEGFHEHITQLLERELNEADSHTVVAVTGAASLYGLTKVSRVVSDVASGIRGRLLLFFPGTYTHQSYHLLGVGDGWNYLSIPITV, from the coding sequence ATGAGCCCCTTAAATAACCTGCTAAAAACCTACCGCCAGCACCACGTGCACCGTGACCTGCCATGGCCCGACAACCTCGCAGGTCCGCAACGCGTCTGGTTCGCTGTCTACCCCCCGGAGGACGAGCGCCGCTTGCGCACCCGCCTTGCGGAGTTCGAAATCGCGACCAAGGAACACGGCCGTGGCTGGCGACATGTTGATCTCACCGACGTTTTTGCACGCTGGATGGCTACACACCCGTACCGAGAGGCTTACTTCCAGAACCCTAGCCTGATCGGCGGTGCCCTCGAGGGCTTTCACGAGCACATCACCCAACTCCTAGAGCGAGAACTCAACGAGGCTGACTCGCACACTGTCGTGGCCGTCACCGGAGCCGCCTCCCTGTACGGCCTCACCAAGGTTTCCCGTGTCGTTTCCGACGTCGCCAGTGGCATCCGTGGACGACTGCTCTTGTTCTTCCCCGGCACATACACCCACCAGTCCTACCACCTGCTCGGCGTGGGGGACGGCTGGAACTATCTCTCGATTCCCATCACCGTCTGA
- the brxC gene encoding BREX system P-loop protein BrxC produces the protein MNNADVFARNPLHTDIPNQGVSSLGTPRRPEEWRVLQWELESFVCEGEYARGLEKILSSYLQNVEAPEQPSVWVSGFYGSGKSHLVRVLEYLWRNPVFPSGTPAEGRQARDLVELPEDVRVHLRELSTKGKQAGGLWSAAGTLNSGVAEYARMAFLQIAFRAAGLPEALHQARLVLWLHDRGVLDATRQAVEAAGGDWGYELRNMFVSPILAQAVRAHALPGLGSDDAALEALRHQFPQVQDVTNEELVDTLTAVFRYVTDGSGKAPCTLFVLDELQQYIGESNERAMQVQELVETCSKRFQGKVLVIATGQSAMSATPQLARIRGRFPLSVELSDADVENVIRKVILRKNPAAVDVVRNTLDATSGEIDRHLAGSKFAARHEDKNVLVADYPLLPTRRRFWEKVLRAIDRGGSAGQLRSQLRITHEASKSVAARPVGHVVGADFIYDQQVAHMKQAGVLLPETDSMIARLNDGTPDGQLRQRLAQTIFLLGKLGTDEGVKADAATLADLIVEDLPAGSTALRARIPDLLADLVERGEVMQVADSYRLQTREGAEWTSAFNNAYGRIFNDSVRLAQERARLLREAVQATLKPVTAVQGESRTPRKIDLHLSDNAPDVASSAVPVWVRDEWSTTLETVRGEARAYGLEGAQGAVVHVHLPKLRDQDLRRALAAKLAATEVLNARANANTPEAREAQAAMKTRSDQADAEVRGIIADIVNGGRVFQGGGNEVGEGSLRASVQAAVTSALARLYPNFATADDPRWAQVFRNARNGSTSALEAIGHKSEPEQHPVSKAVLGIIGPGARGSDVRKALTAPPYGWPQDAIDGTLVLLMLTGHLKASVNGSPVDAKAIEASKINQIEFKPENIVITKLQRIAVRKLLTEADINVGSGLEGQGVARLLADLLEFHRQTGGEAPLPEPRDTAWLKHGASLQGNEQLLWAYQKREDLGAEWKRTRAQADLAKERLKDWSLLQKLLKHNANEDLAAQAEAIRNGRQLLDEVDPVRPLASALMKDLRARLTEALQAYTQRYEAALTELKGMPEWTKLEPADQDSVLRKANLQPASDSKLSSITEVVQELDRTPLSEWQARQEALVARLQRAKEEVLARARPKAKQLRPKTASLESPADVDRYLEELRSELLKLMESGDPVVII, from the coding sequence GTGAACAACGCCGACGTCTTCGCTCGCAATCCCCTGCACACCGACATCCCAAACCAGGGCGTCTCGAGTCTCGGCACGCCGCGCCGGCCGGAGGAGTGGCGCGTGCTGCAATGGGAGCTCGAGAGTTTCGTCTGCGAGGGCGAGTACGCCCGCGGGCTGGAAAAGATCCTCAGCTCATACCTGCAGAACGTCGAAGCGCCCGAGCAGCCGTCCGTGTGGGTAAGCGGCTTCTACGGCAGCGGCAAGTCTCACCTCGTGCGCGTCCTCGAGTACCTCTGGCGCAACCCGGTCTTCCCGAGCGGCACGCCCGCCGAGGGTCGGCAGGCGCGTGACCTCGTCGAACTGCCCGAGGACGTGCGCGTGCACCTGCGTGAGCTCAGTACCAAGGGCAAACAGGCTGGGGGGCTGTGGTCGGCAGCGGGCACCCTCAACAGTGGCGTCGCCGAGTACGCGCGCATGGCTTTCTTGCAGATCGCGTTCCGCGCGGCTGGCCTGCCCGAGGCCCTGCACCAAGCACGCCTCGTCCTGTGGCTGCACGACCGCGGGGTGCTCGACGCGACGCGCCAGGCGGTCGAGGCAGCCGGGGGCGATTGGGGGTACGAGCTGCGGAACATGTTCGTCTCGCCAATCCTGGCGCAAGCGGTGCGCGCGCACGCCCTGCCCGGCCTTGGCAGCGACGACGCGGCCCTCGAAGCCCTGCGGCACCAGTTCCCACAGGTGCAAGACGTCACGAACGAGGAACTCGTCGACACCCTCACGGCCGTCTTCCGCTACGTCACGGACGGCAGCGGCAAGGCCCCGTGTACGCTGTTCGTGCTCGACGAGCTGCAGCAGTACATCGGGGAGAGCAACGAGCGCGCGATGCAGGTGCAGGAACTCGTCGAGACCTGCAGCAAGCGCTTCCAGGGGAAGGTTCTGGTGATCGCGACCGGCCAGTCCGCCATGAGCGCCACGCCACAACTCGCGCGTATCCGGGGCCGCTTCCCGCTTTCCGTGGAACTCAGCGATGCGGACGTGGAGAACGTGATCCGCAAGGTGATCCTCCGCAAGAACCCCGCCGCGGTGGACGTGGTGCGCAACACCCTCGACGCCACCAGCGGCGAAATTGACCGTCACCTGGCCGGCAGCAAGTTCGCCGCGCGCCATGAGGACAAGAACGTCCTCGTCGCCGACTACCCGCTCCTGCCCACCCGTCGGCGCTTCTGGGAGAAGGTGCTGCGGGCCATCGACCGTGGCGGCAGCGCAGGCCAGTTGCGCAGCCAGCTCCGCATCACGCACGAGGCCAGCAAAAGCGTCGCTGCCCGTCCTGTTGGGCATGTCGTCGGCGCGGACTTCATCTACGACCAGCAGGTTGCGCACATGAAGCAGGCGGGTGTGCTGCTCCCCGAAACGGACAGCATGATCGCGCGCCTCAACGACGGCACCCCAGATGGCCAGTTGCGTCAGCGGCTCGCGCAGACCATCTTCCTGCTCGGCAAGCTCGGCACGGACGAGGGCGTCAAGGCCGACGCCGCCACGCTCGCCGACCTGATCGTGGAGGACCTGCCTGCGGGCAGCACGGCGCTGCGCGCCCGTATCCCGGACCTGCTGGCCGACCTCGTCGAGCGCGGCGAGGTCATGCAGGTCGCAGACAGCTACCGCCTGCAGACCCGCGAGGGCGCTGAGTGGACAAGCGCCTTCAACAACGCGTATGGCCGCATCTTCAACGACAGCGTCCGCCTCGCCCAGGAGCGCGCCCGGCTCCTGCGTGAAGCGGTGCAGGCGACCCTCAAACCCGTCACCGCCGTTCAAGGTGAATCCCGCACGCCACGCAAGATCGACCTGCACCTCTCCGACAACGCCCCTGACGTCGCCAGTAGCGCCGTCCCGGTGTGGGTGCGTGACGAGTGGAGCACGACTCTTGAAACGGTACGCGGCGAGGCCCGCGCGTACGGCCTTGAAGGTGCCCAGGGTGCGGTCGTTCATGTGCATCTGCCGAAACTTCGCGACCAAGACCTACGCCGAGCGCTGGCCGCCAAGCTGGCCGCCACGGAGGTGCTGAATGCGCGTGCGAACGCGAATACGCCCGAGGCACGCGAGGCGCAGGCAGCCATGAAGACCCGCTCGGACCAGGCGGACGCGGAAGTGCGAGGCATCATTGCCGACATCGTGAACGGCGGCCGCGTCTTTCAGGGCGGTGGGAACGAGGTCGGCGAGGGCAGCTTGCGCGCCAGCGTGCAGGCAGCTGTGACGAGCGCCCTCGCACGCCTCTACCCGAACTTCGCCACCGCGGACGATCCCCGCTGGGCGCAGGTGTTCAGGAACGCGCGCAACGGCAGCACCAGCGCCCTGGAAGCCATCGGGCACAAGAGTGAGCCAGAGCAGCATCCGGTGTCCAAAGCAGTGCTTGGCATCATCGGTCCCGGAGCGCGAGGCAGCGACGTGCGCAAAGCGCTGACCGCGCCGCCGTACGGGTGGCCGCAGGACGCAATTGACGGGACGCTCGTCCTGCTGATGCTCACGGGCCATCTCAAGGCCAGCGTGAACGGCTCCCCGGTGGATGCTAAGGCGATCGAGGCGAGCAAGATCAACCAGATCGAGTTCAAGCCTGAGAACATCGTTATCACAAAGCTGCAGCGCATCGCGGTCCGCAAACTGCTCACCGAGGCCGACATCAACGTCGGCTCGGGCCTAGAAGGGCAGGGCGTTGCACGTCTCCTCGCAGACCTGCTGGAATTCCACCGCCAGACGGGCGGAGAGGCGCCCCTACCGGAACCGCGGGATACGGCTTGGCTGAAACACGGCGCCTCCCTGCAGGGAAACGAGCAGCTCCTGTGGGCGTACCAGAAGCGCGAGGATCTCGGCGCTGAGTGGAAACGCACCCGCGCGCAGGCAGACCTGGCCAAAGAGCGCCTCAAGGACTGGAGCTTGCTGCAGAAACTGCTGAAGCACAACGCGAACGAGGACCTGGCTGCGCAGGCCGAGGCAATCCGCAACGGGCGCCAACTGCTCGATGAAGTTGACCCGGTGCGGCCCCTCGCAAGCGCATTGATGAAAGATCTGCGCGCCCGCCTCACCGAGGCACTGCAGGCGTACACGCAGCGCTACGAGGCTGCCCTGACGGAACTGAAAGGCATGCCGGAATGGACGAAGCTAGAGCCCGCCGACCAGGACTCGGTGTTGCGAAAAGCCAACCTACAGCCCGCCTCGGACTCTAAGCTCAGCTCGATCACCGAGGTCGTTCAGGAGCTCGACCGTACCCCACTCAGTGAATGGCAAGCCCGTCAGGAAGCTCTCGTAGCACGGCTGCAACGCGCCAAAGAGGAGGTGTTGGCCCGCGCCCGCCCAAAGGCAAAGCAGCTGCGGCCCAAGACAGCCAGCCTCGAGTCGCCTGCCGATGTCGACCGGTACCTCGAGGAGCTGCGCAGCGAGCTGTTGAAGTTGATGGAATCCGGGGACCCCGTCGTCATCATCTGA